In the genome of Ignisphaera cupida, one region contains:
- a CDS encoding methyl-accepting chemotaxis protein: MKPNLKTLASLAIAILFIAPLILSTVPVQAQFAIIRSVPPVAYPGEPVNITIDVNMATTVYVYLCADIACTTVWASTWFVPPSPGTYTVSLTLPESLPGPVNIHPSMMRSLFVGIKAPSILDVKEVPIAPKVVVSPPQTANVDPFNKSQLVTIRFLGYIPGDTISLTVFEGPITTYNDTSIYVGDDGTATTRANLTMLTGGYGLPRGTYTVYGVAGETSISKAKNGTLTIVPQVVIKPTEGNGRCDARVCDLINITITGYGFDPNVSILKIDLWNLNFTNVRYTFTKSGGLTTTNEYGFFNVSNLAEVLRTNMSAGLYIPIVYEAPTPKTLSNSSTIDLGKTGTVVISQSAIYNALGTRASVTAKSFVNGTFKYVVASSAMSYTKTEVLRVNITYAGKKYMLAANIEGNVVRFTLYNTTVTPPITMFTDTTTTLYNNYYGAYTANVSFNIKTPPYLIGTDYNLTAPSTPGEYTFWATFYNYTNYIYLELKQWSFVVTAANLTITYSNVDTGTTIKKFYVYPANMSVTKDVVSIETIKFSDADISWSISWRYNATERKAYLSVTGQPTKGPSFTFRNVYYIVRPLLVLLKSGIIKPGDTVTIAAYGYGPGAAWGYPGYNTLYVYWEKIRLLTTVPLGKDGNATFTVTIPSDATFGVHYIWGVDKWGYEYSLAIVIGAKAYWTIVYPPPFAPPAKVEPKVSAGYDNKRIVVCPCPESAGVTGVSYCAKCVTYAAACDYLGDIIRVTLAGLSPGETVEVRFGGITVKKVKANESVVSIEFVVPTVPQGSYTLVAVGSVSGTIYVNTFYNTTAFLGNETNPVYPQVVPKLLLLDLNKDVVPILVGQGIVRVIGTGFPPGASVLAMLINGTDAGYSLNLQVQRWSSDSRGVLSSPFTEKLGLYIPVLEPGAYAISLAYVMPDKGTPSSTMPGYVFVVNNVSKLVDKDYFSKEVATLSSQISDVSKSIKAVNSSLMASLSAIASSLDKVSTALDGLSKLITSVNASLTNAITTSAAGLSDSLGKVSSKVDAVSSKVDTLTATVNTINTKIDSVSAAVKDVGSAVAGLPEKIDTLSGKIDAISSKADTIANTVKTLGDLSSKLDSAIASLTGLSSKVDALSGKVDSVASSVADVSKKVDNVASAVNSVSGKVDAVSSSVGNVASKVDSVASKLDSASSTLQTYIIITLVLALIAAATSIYAAIQLGRKLAA, translated from the coding sequence ATGAAACCAAATCTAAAAACACTAGCTTCACTAGCCATAGCAATACTATTCATAGCACCACTAATACTATCAACAGTACCTGTGCAAGCACAGTTTGCAATAATTAGATCAGTTCCACCAGTTGCATACCCAGGAGAGCCAGTAAATATAACAATAGATGTTAACATGGCAACAACAGTCTATGTGTATCTCTGTGCAGATATTGCATGCACTACTGTATGGGCTTCAACATGGTTTGTACCACCATCACCAGGAACATACACAGTAAGCCTAACATTACCAGAGTCCCTACCTGGCCCTGTAAATATTCATCCTAGTATGATGCGCAGTCTGTTTGTTGGTATCAAAGCTCCCTCTATTCTCGATGTAAAGGAAGTGCCTATAGCACCAAAAGTAGTTGTGTCACCACCACAAACAGCAAATGTTGATCCATTTAACAAATCACAGCTTGTAACAATAAGATTCCTTGGATACATACCAGGTGATACAATATCACTAACAGTATTTGAAGGACCTATCACAACATACAACGACACTTCAATATATGTTGGAGATGATGGAACGGCAACAACAAGAGCTAACTTAACCATGTTAACAGGTGGTTATGGTCTTCCAAGAGGAACATACACTGTTTATGGTGTAGCTGGTGAAACAAGTATTTCAAAGGCTAAGAACGGTACTTTGACAATAGTTCCACAAGTTGTTATAAAGCCAACTGAAGGCAATGGAAGATGTGATGCAAGAGTCTGTGATCTAATAAACATAACAATAACTGGTTATGGCTTCGACCCCAATGTTTCAATACTCAAAATAGATTTGTGGAACCTGAACTTCACAAACGTTAGATACACATTCACAAAATCTGGTGGATTAACAACAACAAATGAATATGGATTCTTCAATGTGAGTAATCTTGCGGAAGTCCTAAGAACAAACATGAGTGCTGGTCTATACATACCAATTGTTTATGAGGCTCCAACACCAAAGACACTATCAAATAGCTCCACCATTGATCTCGGAAAAACAGGAACTGTTGTGATTAGTCAAAGCGCTATATACAATGCCCTAGGGACAAGAGCATCTGTTACAGCAAAATCATTTGTCAATGGAACATTTAAGTATGTTGTAGCATCATCTGCAATGTCCTATACAAAAACAGAGGTTCTGAGAGTTAATATAACATATGCTGGCAAGAAATACATGCTAGCAGCAAACATCGAAGGCAATGTCGTAAGATTTACATTATATAACACAACAGTTACTCCACCAATAACAATGTTTACCGATACTACAACAACCCTATACAATAACTATTATGGTGCTTACACAGCTAATGTATCATTTAATATAAAGACTCCACCCTACCTCATAGGTACGGACTACAACCTTACTGCGCCGTCAACTCCTGGAGAATACACATTCTGGGCAACATTCTACAACTACACCAATTACATATACTTGGAGCTTAAGCAGTGGAGCTTTGTTGTAACAGCAGCAAACCTAACAATTACATATTCAAATGTTGATACTGGAACAACTATTAAGAAGTTCTATGTGTATCCAGCAAACATGTCTGTAACAAAAGATGTTGTTTCGATAGAAACTATAAAGTTTAGTGATGCCGATATTAGCTGGTCAATATCATGGAGATACAATGCAACAGAAAGGAAAGCCTACTTGAGTGTAACAGGACAGCCAACAAAAGGACCATCATTCACATTCCGCAATGTTTACTATATTGTAAGGCCATTGCTAGTGTTGCTAAAATCTGGTATTATAAAGCCTGGTGACACCGTGACAATTGCTGCTTATGGCTATGGACCTGGTGCTGCATGGGGTTATCCAGGTTACAACACACTTTATGTTTACTGGGAGAAGATAAGATTGCTAACAACAGTTCCTCTAGGAAAGGATGGTAATGCAACATTCACAGTGACTATACCAAGTGATGCAACATTTGGTGTTCACTACATATGGGGTGTTGACAAGTGGGGCTATGAATACTCACTAGCAATTGTAATTGGAGCAAAGGCTTATTGGACAATTGTCTACCCACCACCATTTGCACCACCAGCAAAGGTGGAGCCAAAGGTTAGTGCAGGATATGATAACAAGAGAATTGTTGTGTGTCCATGCCCAGAAAGTGCAGGTGTAACTGGAGTTAGTTACTGTGCCAAGTGTGTTACATATGCAGCAGCTTGTGACTATCTAGGCGATATCATAAGAGTGACACTAGCTGGTTTATCACCAGGAGAAACTGTTGAAGTACGTTTTGGTGGAATCACTGTAAAGAAAGTTAAGGCAAATGAGTCAGTGGTTTCAATAGAATTTGTTGTTCCAACAGTTCCACAAGGCAGCTACACACTAGTTGCTGTTGGTAGTGTTAGTGGCACAATCTATGTTAACACATTCTACAACACAACAGCATTCCTTGGAAATGAGACAAACCCAGTTTATCCACAGGTAGTGCCAAAGCTGTTGTTGCTAGATCTAAACAAGGATGTTGTGCCAATACTTGTTGGACAGGGTATTGTAAGAGTTATTGGAACAGGATTCCCACCAGGAGCTTCTGTACTTGCAATGCTTATAAACGGTACCGATGCTGGATACTCTCTAAATCTACAGGTACAGAGATGGAGTTCTGATTCAAGAGGTGTGTTATCAAGTCCATTCACAGAAAAACTTGGGCTCTACATACCTGTGCTAGAACCTGGTGCATATGCTATTAGCCTAGCCTATGTAATGCCTGATAAAGGTACACCAAGCTCAACAATGCCAGGCTATGTATTTGTTGTTAACAATGTTAGCAAACTTGTTGACAAAGACTACTTCAGCAAGGAAGTAGCTACATTAAGTAGTCAAATATCAGATGTTTCAAAGAGTATTAAAGCTGTTAACTCATCGCTAATGGCATCACTATCCGCAATAGCATCATCACTAGACAAGGTGTCAACAGCGTTAGACGGTTTATCAAAGCTTATAACAAGTGTAAACGCTTCTCTAACCAATGCAATAACCACTTCAGCAGCAGGCTTAAGTGATAGCCTGGGCAAGGTGAGTAGCAAAGTAGATGCAGTATCATCCAAGGTAGATACTTTAACAGCAACTGTTAACACCATTAACACAAAGATTGATAGTGTTTCAGCTGCTGTTAAAGATGTTGGTAGTGCTGTAGCTGGTCTACCTGAAAAGATTGACACATTATCTGGAAAAATCGATGCTATATCAAGCAAAGCTGATACTATTGCAAATACTGTGAAGACCTTAGGTGATTTGAGTAGTAAGCTAGACTCTGCCATAGCTAGTTTAACTGGTTTAAGCAGCAAGGTTGATGCACTATCTGGAAAAGTTGATAGTGTTGCTTCAAGCGTGGCAGATGTGTCTAAGAAGGTTGACAATGTTGCAAGTGCTGTTAACAGTGTTAGTGGCAAAGTGGATGCAGTATCATCAAGTGTTGGCAATGTTGCTTCAAAAGTTGATAGTGTTGCAAGCAAATTAGATTCTGCATCATCAACACTACAAACATACATCATAATAACACTTGTGCTAGCACTAATAGCTGCTGCAACATCAATATATGCAGCAATACAGCTTGGCAGAAAATTAGCAGCATAA
- a CDS encoding nicotinamide-nucleotide adenylyltransferase, producing MVVRGVYPGRFQPIHWGHVNVVKWALEKVDEVVIVIGTAQESHTLSNPFTAGERVVMVKEALKEAGVDMSRIYIIPVPDILMNVVWVKYVAMYTPPFRYGIARNPLVVRLFKEAGYEVLVPPPYNREVYSSTKIRTMMLIGDETWRSLVPQSVAKFIDEIKGIERIREIAGRD from the coding sequence ATGGTTGTAAGAGGTGTTTACCCAGGTAGGTTTCAACCTATTCACTGGGGCCATGTAAACGTTGTTAAGTGGGCTCTTGAGAAAGTTGATGAAGTTGTCATAGTTATTGGAACAGCTCAAGAAAGTCACACACTATCAAATCCTTTTACAGCTGGTGAAAGAGTTGTCATGGTTAAAGAGGCTTTGAAGGAAGCTGGAGTAGACATGTCAAGAATCTACATAATACCTGTACCAGATATTCTAATGAATGTTGTTTGGGTAAAATACGTAGCAATGTACACACCACCATTCAGATATGGAATAGCTAGAAACCCACTTGTTGTTAGACTGTTTAAGGAAGCTGGTTACGAAGTTCTTGTTCCACCACCATACAATAGAGAGGTTTATAGCTCAACAAAAATAAGAACAATGATGCTAATAGGCGACGAAACATGGAGAAGCCTTGTTCCACAATCTGTTGCAAAATTCATTGACGAAATCAAAGGCATTGAAAGAATTAGAGAAATTGCTGGAAGAGACTAA
- the rtcA gene encoding RNA 3'-terminal phosphate cyclase — MIVVDGSFGEGGGQILRTAIGISAALGKPVKIVNIRARRRNPGLQPQHLTAVKALAQIASARVDGAYIGSTQLVFEPRGLRGGEYIFDVGTAGSVTLVLQALAPVLPFLDRETVIELRGGTDVPWSPPIDYIKYVFIPIVKRLGLNIGVDVVRRGHYPRGGGIVRVYAHPAKKLVSVELVERGSVIRVGGKSHCVKLPKHVAERQANAAKEFLASLSIPVDIELEFYEPGKDPHLGPGSGIVLYAETEKSILGADSLGEKGKPAEVVGREAAEKLLEEIGSGAALDSHMGDMMVSLACLAKGVTKYTTSKLTLHTETVLKIAQDIAGCNYTVSDYGKAKLIEIRGIGL; from the coding sequence ATGATTGTTGTTGATGGTAGTTTTGGCGAGGGTGGTGGGCAAATACTTAGAACAGCTATAGGTATTTCAGCTGCTCTTGGGAAACCAGTTAAAATAGTTAATATAAGGGCTAGGAGAAGAAACCCTGGTTTGCAGCCACAGCATTTAACTGCTGTAAAGGCTCTTGCTCAAATAGCTAGTGCAAGAGTTGATGGGGCTTACATAGGCTCTACACAACTTGTTTTTGAGCCAAGGGGTTTGAGAGGAGGGGAATACATATTCGATGTTGGAACAGCAGGTAGTGTAACCCTCGTTCTACAAGCTCTTGCACCAGTTCTTCCCTTTTTGGATAGGGAAACAGTTATTGAGTTGAGAGGTGGTACAGATGTTCCCTGGAGCCCACCAATAGACTACATAAAATATGTTTTTATACCGATTGTGAAAAGGCTTGGTCTAAACATTGGTGTTGATGTTGTTAGAAGAGGTCACTACCCAAGGGGTGGTGGAATTGTCAGAGTATATGCTCATCCAGCTAAAAAGCTTGTTAGTGTTGAGCTTGTTGAAAGAGGTTCTGTGATAAGAGTTGGTGGGAAATCGCATTGTGTTAAGCTTCCAAAGCATGTTGCTGAAAGACAAGCTAATGCAGCTAAAGAGTTTCTAGCATCTCTATCTATTCCAGTAGACATTGAGCTAGAGTTTTATGAGCCTGGTAAAGACCCTCATCTTGGTCCTGGAAGTGGTATAGTTCTCTATGCAGAAACTGAGAAAAGTATTTTGGGTGCTGATTCTCTTGGTGAAAAAGGGAAGCCTGCCGAGGTTGTTGGTAGAGAAGCTGCTGAAAAGCTTTTAGAGGAAATTGGTAGTGGAGCTGCTTTGGATAGCCACATGGGGGATATGATGGTATCTCTAGCTTGTTTAGCTAAAGGAGTAACAAAATACACAACATCTAAGCTAACATTGCATACAGAAACTGTTTTGAAAATTGCTCAAGACATTGCTGGATGCAACTACACTGTTTCAGACTATGGCAAGGCCAAGCTCATTGAGATTAGAGGTATTGGGCTTTAA
- a CDS encoding 50S ribosomal protein L37e yields MKGTPSMGKRSKKVTHIKCRRCGRVAFNVSKGYCAACGFGRSSKMRRYSWQNKKYNRVRVK; encoded by the coding sequence TTGAAAGGAACACCGTCAATGGGTAAAAGAAGCAAAAAGGTTACGCATATAAAGTGTAGAAGATGTGGAAGAGTCGCATTCAATGTTTCCAAGGGTTATTGCGCTGCCTGTGGTTTTGGAAGATCTAGCAAGATGAGGAGGTATAGTTGGCAAAACAAAAAGTATAACAGGGTTAGAGTTAAATAG
- a CDS encoding LSM domain-containing protein yields MSSQQVDTAHKILAESLGQLVLIKLRGGKSIRGRLRSYDLHLNIVLDDAEEEHGDGNWRKLGTVLIRGENIVVISPM; encoded by the coding sequence ATGAGTAGTCAACAAGTTGATACAGCCCATAAAATATTGGCGGAATCTCTTGGACAGCTTGTGTTGATTAAGCTTAGAGGTGGTAAATCGATTAGAGGTAGGCTGAGAAGCTATGATCTTCATCTAAACATTGTTTTGGATGATGCTGAGGAGGAGCATGGGGATGGCAATTGGAGAAAACTTGGAACTGTTTTGATTAGAGGAGAAAACATAGTTGTTATATCGCCTATGTAG
- a CDS encoding S8 family serine peptidase: MKAILTLEQMGNETVLVALTLPQSISQQELLYIISSLNSTKFSFHGHMVPILFGKPMKLKTGSYVLRLYGPADLIANKINTIAISIATGISIKPLPSLEPRNFKAVDDLGTNINLHSIQPETNDVRDLIGASYVESTYGITGSGVKIAIVDTGVDYAHPDLQSKLIYYTGTYRTIYGTSASIREPLVLDADESQVILTNSFQANISGYINVGQNYFIVLIPYFMIVQPSYPSYYVGNIPSASGIYKFGMTLEYTVTGIVSVGVVMSDPETPGNYTLLVIDANDNGVFGDSGDINVTYDGSRILYSPALNLSLGVAGGFFYDIWWWFGFPGSFYPGWDLEGNYISIFYDFYGHGTACASAAAGNGRVNGIAKDASIIGVKALWLGDVEIGLLWAAGFDVNNDGNIYYTGKKRADVISNSWGISPFIYDISGFGYDFESMLINAITTPGFLDPSYPGTLVVQAAGNGGPGFGTVTSPGAAVGALTVGASTLWKVFKDYFGYGGYTKDNIIMWSARGPTPMGYIKPDIVSVGAWGITAAPVPIYYVIFGGTSYATPLTAGAAALLIQALRIRLGSLAGSIPPSTLKQILMNTADSLGYMPYDQGAGRVNITRAVQYALGISKELLITSQSVYSMSAAKMSNMWYWTFQDHIPAYFLWWYGVAFSVPNPSLPASFSSQNAYGIYVPDVPKFGRKTFTFMIQNPTSDSATFTVDGVYTMKRVLSPVTLQLKFNMSSSAWIASQWVILSPLDINTGTSILLAEVNAPFKLLDNDNDYIPDFDINVYAYVWINDINGNGVPDRNELAFVNVGYAISNYNSVEISNPRQLLSQFGPNAKLAIRVFIYRHTSTASLINFPATLTISQYMLVKDYAVSVPSVSMALLPGKSVSLSGTIYAYSLAPTTYQSFLKVRATFSDGTSRTYLVPMSYTVYTDMPSSGTLYLNLDTDTSTLMSPSHIRGNNDWGWRYEAGDWRYFYVNVQSPYLAAFEFKASWTYSNTSLITYALGPDGQFAGYIDFGESISYHDYIGGGRFLWTATGGIAGGNRSAITFPSTRYRLINYPTQKPNTGIYTLIVRTGLFDGSANAERFLLTVKPLTITGLPNAMLGPYGTATYTIQLPYSATRYWAFALGPWLPIFVYSYFNANVTPSYYSGFIPPGTTLTFTLKFNNYIYPNRVDISLILVLYMPTSSGLPVYYKDRGCYYFWDALYIFEDWIMSGSQWYWYYYWW; this comes from the coding sequence ATGAAAGCAATCCTTACACTAGAGCAAATGGGTAACGAAACTGTATTGGTTGCCTTAACTCTTCCACAGAGTATCTCGCAACAGGAACTATTATACATAATATCATCGCTAAACTCAACAAAATTCTCCTTCCACGGACATATGGTGCCAATACTTTTTGGCAAACCCATGAAACTCAAAACTGGCAGTTATGTCCTTCGCCTCTATGGACCAGCAGACCTAATAGCAAACAAGATCAATACTATTGCCATATCTATTGCCACAGGAATATCTATTAAACCTCTTCCAAGCCTTGAGCCAAGAAACTTCAAAGCAGTAGATGACCTCGGGACAAATATAAACCTACACTCAATACAGCCAGAAACAAATGATGTGAGGGACCTTATTGGAGCTAGCTATGTTGAATCCACATATGGAATAACAGGAAGTGGGGTAAAGATAGCAATAGTAGATACTGGAGTAGACTATGCGCATCCAGATCTTCAAAGCAAACTAATTTACTACACAGGAACTTACAGAACCATATATGGTACAAGTGCCAGCATTAGAGAACCTCTTGTTCTTGATGCTGATGAATCACAGGTAATACTCACAAATAGCTTCCAGGCCAACATCAGTGGCTATATAAATGTTGGTCAGAATTACTTCATCGTTCTTATCCCTTATTTCATGATAGTTCAACCAAGCTACCCATCTTACTATGTTGGAAACATTCCTTCAGCCAGTGGTATCTACAAGTTTGGCATGACCCTTGAATACACTGTGACCGGAATTGTAAGCGTAGGTGTAGTTATGTCAGATCCAGAAACTCCTGGGAACTACACACTGCTTGTCATAGATGCCAACGATAATGGAGTTTTTGGAGATAGCGGAGATATTAATGTGACTTATGACGGCAGCAGAATCCTATACTCGCCAGCACTTAATCTCAGCCTTGGTGTTGCTGGAGGCTTCTTCTACGATATATGGTGGTGGTTTGGCTTTCCTGGCTCATTCTATCCTGGATGGGACCTCGAAGGAAATTACATAAGCATATTCTATGACTTCTATGGACATGGAACTGCATGTGCTTCAGCAGCTGCTGGAAATGGTAGAGTAAATGGAATAGCTAAAGATGCTAGCATCATAGGTGTTAAAGCCTTATGGCTTGGAGATGTTGAAATAGGCCTCTTATGGGCAGCGGGATTTGATGTAAACAATGATGGAAACATATACTATACTGGAAAAAAGAGAGCTGATGTAATAAGCAACAGCTGGGGAATAAGCCCATTCATATATGACATATCTGGCTTTGGATATGATTTCGAGTCCATGCTTATAAATGCCATAACCACTCCTGGCTTCCTCGATCCCTCCTACCCTGGAACTTTAGTTGTGCAAGCAGCAGGAAACGGAGGACCTGGATTTGGAACAGTAACCTCTCCAGGAGCAGCAGTAGGAGCTCTCACAGTCGGCGCCTCAACTCTCTGGAAAGTCTTTAAGGACTACTTTGGTTATGGAGGGTATACAAAGGATAACATAATCATGTGGTCTGCTAGAGGCCCAACACCAATGGGATACATCAAGCCAGATATTGTCAGTGTTGGGGCCTGGGGCATAACTGCAGCTCCTGTACCAATTTATTATGTAATATTTGGAGGAACTAGCTACGCGACACCCCTCACAGCAGGGGCTGCAGCCCTTCTCATACAGGCATTAAGAATAAGGTTAGGATCATTAGCTGGCTCCATTCCTCCATCAACACTCAAACAGATTTTAATGAACACAGCAGATAGCTTGGGATACATGCCATATGATCAAGGTGCTGGAAGGGTCAACATCACAAGAGCTGTTCAATATGCCCTGGGCATATCCAAAGAGCTTTTGATAACGTCTCAGAGCGTGTACTCCATGAGTGCTGCGAAAATGAGCAACATGTGGTATTGGACATTTCAAGATCATATACCAGCTTATTTCCTTTGGTGGTACGGTGTTGCCTTCTCAGTACCTAATCCATCTCTGCCAGCCTCATTTTCCTCTCAGAATGCCTATGGAATTTATGTCCCTGATGTACCAAAGTTTGGAAGAAAAACCTTCACATTCATGATACAGAACCCAACTTCAGATTCTGCTACTTTTACTGTAGATGGAGTGTATACAATGAAGAGAGTGTTAAGCCCTGTTACTCTACAGCTTAAGTTCAACATGTCTTCATCAGCATGGATAGCTAGCCAATGGGTTATACTTTCCCCACTAGACATCAACACAGGCACAAGTATATTGCTAGCTGAAGTGAATGCTCCATTCAAGTTACTTGACAATGATAATGATTACATACCTGATTTCGATATAAATGTTTATGCTTACGTTTGGATAAATGACATAAATGGTAATGGAGTTCCAGACAGAAACGAGCTAGCATTTGTGAATGTAGGCTATGCCATTTCAAACTACAATTCTGTAGAAATCAGCAATCCCAGACAACTTCTATCACAATTCGGTCCTAATGCCAAGCTTGCTATAAGGGTATTCATATACAGACATACAAGCACTGCTTCGCTAATAAACTTCCCAGCTACTTTAACAATATCCCAGTACATGTTAGTCAAAGATTATGCTGTTTCTGTTCCTTCAGTCAGCATGGCATTACTCCCAGGAAAATCTGTCTCATTGAGTGGTACTATATATGCTTACTCACTAGCTCCAACAACCTACCAGTCCTTCCTGAAAGTCAGAGCAACCTTTAGTGATGGAACTTCAAGAACATACCTTGTTCCAATGAGCTACACAGTCTACACCGACATGCCCTCTAGCGGAACGCTCTACTTGAACCTAGATACAGATACAAGCACATTGATGAGTCCATCGCATATAAGAGGAAATAATGACTGGGGATGGAGATATGAGGCTGGAGATTGGAGATATTTCTATGTTAACGTTCAATCCCCATACCTTGCTGCCTTTGAATTCAAAGCATCTTGGACATACAGCAATACTAGCCTAATAACATATGCTCTTGGACCTGATGGGCAATTTGCTGGTTATATTGATTTTGGCGAGTCAATATCTTATCATGATTACATCGGAGGAGGCAGATTCCTCTGGACAGCTACAGGAGGGATTGCTGGAGGAAATCGTTCAGCTATAACCTTCCCAAGCACGAGATACAGATTAATCAATTATCCAACTCAAAAGCCAAATACTGGAATCTACACACTAATAGTTAGAACTGGTCTCTTCGATGGATCCGCAAATGCGGAGAGATTCCTGTTAACTGTTAAACCACTCACAATAACAGGTCTTCCAAATGCTATGCTGGGTCCATATGGAACTGCTACTTATACAATTCAGCTGCCCTACAGCGCTACACGATATTGGGCTTTTGCTCTTGGCCCATGGCTTCCAATATTTGTTTACAGCTACTTCAATGCCAATGTTACTCCAAGCTATTATTCTGGTTTCATACCCCCTGGAACCACATTGACGTTTACATTGAAGTTCAACAACTACATATATCCAAATAGAGTGGACATCTCTCTAATATTAGTGCTCTACATGCCAACATCATCAGGACTGCCAGTATACTACAAGGACAGGGGATGCTATTATTTCTGGGACGCTTTGTACATATTTGAAGATTGGATAATGAGCGGATCTCAGTGGTACTGGTATTACTATTGGTGGTGA
- a CDS encoding metallophosphoesterase, which produces MIIGIMSDSHDNLEAVSKALEVFRRNGVEAIIHLGDIISPFTLLRILEYPGRIAIVLGNNDGEQITLKELAVKAGAILKKDMHQMEIGRRKILLMHGFGDADQTKTVAEALALSGKYDVVLYGHTHRAEARYMGKTLVLNPGEVCGCLTNRKSVAILNTETFEYNIVEF; this is translated from the coding sequence ATGATAATTGGAATTATGAGTGATTCCCATGATAATCTTGAAGCAGTTTCAAAGGCTTTGGAAGTTTTTAGAAGAAATGGTGTTGAAGCAATAATTCACTTGGGTGACATAATATCTCCATTTACATTGCTGAGGATTTTGGAGTATCCAGGGAGAATAGCTATTGTTTTAGGGAATAACGATGGTGAGCAAATAACATTGAAGGAGCTTGCTGTAAAAGCAGGAGCTATTCTGAAAAAGGATATGCATCAAATGGAGATTGGCAGAAGAAAGATTCTTTTAATGCATGGATTTGGTGATGCCGATCAAACAAAAACTGTTGCAGAAGCACTGGCACTTTCAGGTAAATACGACGTGGTGTTGTACGGGCATACACATAGAGCAGAGGCAAGGTACATGGGAAAAACACTTGTTTTAAACCCTGGGGAGGTGTGTGGCTGTTTAACAAATAGGAAAAGTGTTGCCATATTAAATACTGAAACATTTGAATACAACATAGTAGAATTTTAA